In the genome of Loxodonta africana isolate mLoxAfr1 chromosome 16, mLoxAfr1.hap2, whole genome shotgun sequence, one region contains:
- the CUZD1 gene encoding LOW QUALITY PROTEIN: CUB and zona pellucida-like domain-containing protein 1 (The sequence of the model RefSeq protein was modified relative to this genomic sequence to represent the inferred CDS: substituted 1 base at 1 genomic stop codon), with product MEVVRRLILLAVLVTSYLAELSLTESEGKSNCTASLGGTSMSEVHNAMILQLNPDENCTWTIERPENKSVRIIFSYVQLDPDGSCESENIKVFDRTSTAGPLLGEVCSKNDFVPVFESSSNTLTFQIITDSTVIQRSVFLFYYFFSSGTSIPDCGGYLDAFEGSFTSPNYPKPHPELAYCVWHIHVXKGYKIKLEFKEIFLETDAYCRFDFIAVYDGSSTDSGLIAQVCGLTKPTFESSSDSLTVVLSTDYANSYRGFSASYTSVYAEEVNTTSLTCFSDKMRVILSKSYLESFNYNENNLQLIDPTCRPKVSNVVEFSIPLDGCGTIKKAEDHSITYTNIVTLTPLSTSAVITHQKRLQIIVKCEMENNSTLEIMYVTEDDIIQNQNALGKYNTSLAFFESNSFEKPVVESPYYVFLNQTVFVQASLHTSDPNLVVFLDTCLASPTSDLASPTYDLIRSGCSEDETCKVYPLSGHYGRFQFNAFKFLRSLTSVYLQCKILICDSNDPQSRCNQGCVSRRKRDISSYKWKTDSIIGPIRLKRDRGASGNSGFQLPAEESPNQPFNSLHLFSFMALVLNVVIVGAVIVRHYVNRRTAYKYQKLQNY from the exons ATGGAGGTTGTAAGAAGACTCATCCTTTTGGCCGTTTTGGTTACATCATATTTGGCAGAGTTGAGTTTGACCGAGTCTGAAG GTAAATCGAACTGCACAGCCAGCCTGGGAGGCACCAGCATGAGTGAGGTCCACAATGCCATGATCCTGCAACTCAATCCCGATGAGAACTGCACCTGGACGATAGAAAGGCCAGAAAACAAGAGTGTTCGCATCATCTTTTCCTACGTCCA GCTGGATCCAGACGGAAGCTGTGAAAGTGAAAACATCAAAGTGTTTGATCGGACCTCTACCGCAGGGCCTCTGCTAGGGGAGGTCTGCAGTAAAAATGACTTCGTTCCCGTATTTGAATCATCATCCAACACACTCACGTTTCAAATAATCACTGACTCCACAGTCATTCAAAGATCTGTCTTTCTTTTCTACTACTTCTTCTCTTCTGGAACGT CTATTCCAGACTGCGGGGGCTACCTGGATGCCTTTGAAGGTTCCTTCACCAGCCCCAACTACCCAAAGCCACATCCTGAACTGGCCTATTGTGTGTGGCACATACACGTGTAGAAAGGTTACAAGATAAAATTAGAGTTCAAAGAGATTTT CCTAGAAACAGACGCATACTGCAGATTTGATTTTATTGCTGTTTACGATGGCTCCTCCACGGACTCTGGCCTGATCGCACAAGTCTGTGGCCTCACGAAGCCCACCTTTGAGTCCTCCTCAGACTCCTTGACTGTCGTGTTATCTACAGATTATGCCAACTCCTACCGGGGCTTTTCTGCCTCCTACACTTCAGTGTACGCAGAAGAGGTCAACACCA CATCTTTAACTTGCTTCTCTGACAAGATGAGAGTTATCCTAAGTAAATCCTACCTGGAATCGTTTAACTATAATGAGAATAACTTACAGCTTATTGACCCAACTTGCAGACCCAAAGTATCAAATGTTGTGGAGTTTTCTATCCCTCTTGATGGATGTGGTACAATCAAAAAG GCAGAAGACCATTCAATTACTTACACGAATATAGTCACTCTTACTCCGTTGTCGACTTCTGCAGTGATAACCCATCAGAAACGTCTCCAGATAATTGTGAAGTGTGAGATGGAGAATAACTCGACCCTGGAGATCATGTACGTGACAGAAGACGACATAATACAAAATCAGAATGCACTGGGCAAATATAACACGAGCCTGGCTTTTTTTGAATCCAATTCATTTGAAAAACCTGTTGTTGAGTCACCGTACTATGTGTTTTTGAACCAAACTGTTTTTGTCCAAGCCAGCCTACACACCTCAGATCCAAATCTGGTGGTGTTCCTTGATACCTGCCTAGCCTCTCCCACTTCTGACCTCGCATCTCCCACCTATGACCTCATCAGGAGCGG ATGTAGTGAAGATGAGACTTGTAAAGTATATCCCTTATCTGGACACTATGGAAGATTCCAGTTTAACGCCTTTAAATTCTTGAGAAGTCTGACCTCTGTTTATCTCCAGTGTAAAATTCTGATATGTGATAGTAATGACCCTCAGTCTCGCTGCAATCAAGGCTGTGTCTCTAGAAGAAAACGAGACATTTCTTCATACAAATGGAAGACTGATTCAATCATAGGTCCCATTCGTCTGAAAAGGGATCGAGGTGCAAGTGGAAATTCAG GATTTCAGTTACCTGCAGAAGAATCTCCGAATCAGCCTTTCAACAGTCTGCATTTGTTTTCATTCATGGCCCTTGTTCTGAATGTAGTGATTGTGGGTGCTGTCATAGTGAGGCATTATGTAAATCGAAGAACAGCCTACAAGTACCAGAAGCTGCAGAACTACTAA